A region of the candidate division KSB1 bacterium genome:
GCTGCATGCACATAAATGTCTGCCAGTATACCGATTTGAGTTTTTCCTCCATAACTGAGCCAAATTGGGGACATGCCAGGCAAAGCTGTCAGGCAAAAGTCGCCTCGCCCGGGTAGACCGCAGTGCCGATTTCTTTCATTAACCAACGGCCCACGGCCTCGCGAGCAGAAGTAGCATCCGGCAAGCGCAGCGAGGGTGCAATAAGTGGCGTTGTCATTGGCTCGTCATTTAAAACTTCTGCCATAAATTATTCCTCGTTATTTTTTTGATTCAACGGTTATCGTTACTACCAACGTTCATAAACCTCCGGCCGCCGATCTCTTAAAAACGGCCGCACCTGCCGCATCTCCTCGATGCGCGATAAATCGCAATCGACCAGCAATAATTTTTCTTCGCCGTGCGGCGCGCGAGCAATCACCTCGCCGGAGGGATCGACGACGAAACTGCCGCCGGTAAATTCCGCCGCCGGCTCTTTGCCGACGCGATTGACGGCGGCGACGAACACCTGATTTTGAAACGCCAAGCCTTGCATCTCGATCTCGTACATTTTGATCGGATCGTTGACGAGTCCGGCAAACGGCGTGAAAATAATCTCCGCGCCCTGTAAAACCAGTTGCCGCGTGTATTCCGGAAAGTGCCGGTCGTAACAAATCGCCACGCCGATCTTGACGCTGTCGAGATCAAAAACCTGCGGCGGCGTGTTGCCGGGCCAGTAATAAAATTTCTCGTTGAAGCCGGGCTCCTCAGCGATGTGCGTCATCCGCACCGGGCCGAGCGCCGGACCGCCGGTGGCTTTCAATAAAACCGTTGAATCGTAATATTCTCCCGCACCGGCGCGCTCGAAGATGTTCAGCAAGATGTGAATGTTTTCAGAGACAGCAGACTCAGAAAATTTTTTCACCGTTGGCCCGTCAATGGCTTCCGCCCATTGGAAGAATTTTTTCTCGGCGCGATATTGCGGAAAGAAAGGCAGCAAGCCCAGTTCGCTGAAGCAGATCATTTGCGCGCCCGCTTGCGCGGCCTGTTTTACCCAATCGAGGCCTTTCTGTTGATTGGCCGCAAGATTTTCCGTGACGGCCATCTGCACGAGGGCGAGGCGGAGAGATTTAGGCATGTGCCAATTTCGTTTTTTTGTGCCGTGATGTGTTCCCGTTGGTTGAAGCTTTCTTAATTGTTTTCAGTCGCGGCTTTACAATCTGTGAACGCCGCGGGCGCAATCGATCAATTTCGATATGAACGACTGGGCGGCCGGTCTCCGCATTGATTTGGGCGTTGCGAAGATTGTATTCGCGCAATTCCTTGTCGTAAGTCGGCAAGAGCACCACTTGCGCACCGTAAGGGATTCTTTCTGCGAAGCGCGGATGTTCGAGGACATAACGGCTAAACTCGAGCCCTAAATCCAAACTGCGCTCACAAAGCTCATTTGCTCTCATATTCTTTCATCTCCTTCAAAAATTCATTTTTGTATTGGCGCCAATTCTTTTTGATGTCTTCAACGGCCTGGGTTAAACCCGCATTGAAATCAGTAACTTTGATGAAGATTTTATCTTGTTTTTTGCCAAAGTGCAACAGGTCTCTATGCACAAAGCCGTGAGCCGTGTCGTAGCGCACCACCGGATGCTATTTGTCGCCGACTTTGGTTTCATATTGTACGACAAATTTTAGAATCCGTCCTTTTTCAACGAGGTGCGTATAGCGATACCGGTCAATGAGGCTGAATTCGTAAACATACTGGACCTCACGAGCCATCTCCATTCCCCCTTCGTGTTCAATTTAAATTCCCAAATCCATCACCTTTGGCTTCTCGCCGGAGTAATCGTAAAAACCCTTGCCGCTCTTCTTGCCGTGATAGCCGGCCAGCACCATTTTGCGCAGCAGCGGCGGCGGCGCGTATTTGGCGTCGCGATATTCCTTGAACATGATCTCGGCGATGAAATACGTCGTGTCGATGCCGACGAAATCCAGCAGCGTCAGCGGCCCCATCGGATGGCCGCAGCCGAGCGTCATGCCCTTGTCGATGTCTTCAATTGAAGCGACTTTGTTCTCGACGGCGCGGATCGCATCCAGCAAATACGGCACGAGCAGGAGATTGACGACGAAGCCGGAATTGTCTCTGCAGGTGATTGGTTCCTTGCCGAGCGATTTGGCAAAGGCAAACGCGGCGTCGAATGTTTCCTGGCTGGTGGCGATGGTGCGCACCACTTCGACCAGCTTCATGAGCGGCACCGGATTGAAGAAGTGCAGGCCGACGAAACGGTCGCCGCGCTTGGTGACTGCCGCCATTTCGGTGATGGTCAATGACGAGGTGTTGCTGGCAAAAATAGTCGAGGGTGGACAAGCGGCGTCAAGCTCGGCAAAAATTTCTTTCTTGAGATCGATATTTTCCACCACGGCTTCGATGATGAGATCGCAATCTTTCAAGTCAGCCAGCTTGGTGGTGCCGGAAATGTTCGCCATTGTCGCGGCTTTTTGCTCGGCGGCCATCTTGCCCTTCTCCACGCTTTTGGCGAGAAAGCCGTCGATTTTGCCCAAGCCTTTTTTGAGCAACTCGTCATTGACTTCGCGCACAACGGTTTGATAGCCGGATTGCGCGCAAACCTGCACAATGCCCGAACCCATCAATCCGCAACCAACAACGCCAACGGTTTTAATTGCCATATTGTCTCCTCGATAGTTTTCAGCTTACGCTTTACGCCTCACGCTTTACGCATGACGTGTCAGTTCCGCTGCAGCGCCTTTTCGATAATGCCGAGGCGATATTCCATCTGGCGCATCTGCGCTTGCATTTCGGTTTGTGAAAGCTCGCCGTCAAAATTCGCGGGCCCTCCATTGCCGGCGCTGGCTTTCCAGTTGTTGCCCATCCACGGCTGGTGTGAATCAGAAAATAAATTATCCAAATCCTCATCGGATAATTTGTCTTCCAGCATTTTGGCGAGCCGTTGGATCTGCCGGCTCAGATCTTCCATGTTCCGGCGAAACTCCGCCCGCATCTCGCGAATTTCATTCAGGCTCTCGCGCGAGCATTGTCGCAATTCGCGCATGCCCTCACGCAATTCGATGATTTCGGCGAGCAGAAAGCTTTGGATCGTTTCCACCACGAGCTTCCGCAATTGTTTTTCGGTCATTGAATGATCTCCTTGATATGCCATTATAGACAAGCAAGTTTCACGTTCCGCCATAGGCGAGTTCATCAAACTGCGACAGTACTTCTCGACCTTAATTGGGCCACATCCAACTCCAGCCGATGGATTCTTTCGCCATAATTCAAGCGATCTTTGATGAGGGCCATGTCCTTTTGCATATCTCGAATGACTTCCATGACGACGACGAACTTTTCGTTGATTTCGGCAAATTTTTTATCATTCTCCTGCTGCATGGCCGTAAAGCGTTTGTCCATCTCCTGCTGCATGGCCGTAAAGCGTTTGTCCATCTCCTGCTGCATGGCCGCAAAGCGTTTGTCCATCTCCTGCTGCATGGCCGCAAAGCGTTCTGCTTGGTCTTTACTGAGCTGATGAAGCCCCTCGAGGAGTTGAGAAATTTTTTGTTCGTGGCGTTCAAGCGTTTCCTTGACATTGCGAACTTCGACCTGCAAGGCTTTCAACTCAGGAACCAAGAGATCTTGAATAGCGGCGCGAAAGCCACCCACGGCACCAGTGATTTCATCCATTTGGGCACTCCTTTCTTAAAATAAAAAGCAAAATCACATCGCCTCCACAATCACCGCCGCGCCCTGGCCGCCGCCGATGCAGGCCGTTGCCAGGCCGTATTTCGCTTTGCGCCGGCGCAGCTCGTGCAAAATCGTCAGCGTCAAGCGTGTGCCGCTCGCGGCAAGCGGATGGCCGATGGCAATGGCGCCGCCGTTGACGTTGGTGCGGCTGCGGTCGAGCCCCAACTCTTTTTCGACCGCGAGATATTGCGGCGCAAACGCTTCATTCACTTCAACCAAATCCATTTGTTCCAGTTTCATGCCGGCGCGCTGCAAAGCGTTGCGGCTGGCCGGCGCCGGGCCGATGCCCATAAGACTCGGCTCCACGCCCGAAAATCCCCAATTGATTAATCGGCCAATCGCTTTCAGTCCGCGTTTGTTCGCCAAATCCGCGGTAGTCATGACCATCGCCGCGGCGCCGTCCACAATGCCGCTCGCATTGCCGGCGGTGATGGCGCCATCTTTTTTGAAATAGGGCGTCAGCTTCGCGAGGCCGTCGAGTGTCGTGTCCGGCCGCGGATGCTCGTCGCGGGCGAACTGGCCTTTTTTGCCGAGATCGATAGGCGTCACTTCTTCGGCAAGCTTGCCGCTTTCCCACGCCGCTTTCGTGCGCATCTGGCTCATATAAGCATACTCATCAGTGGCCGCACGCGTTACGCCGTATTTCTCCGCCAGATTTTCGGCGGTCTGCGCCATCGTGAGACCGCAATTGGTATCGAGCAGCGCTTCCCACAGATAATCTTCCAATTTGCCGGAATTGAGGCGCAAGCCCCAGCGCGCGCCGCGAATGATGTGCGGCGCCTGGCTCATGCTCTCCGTGCCGCCGACGAGCACGAAGTCCGCTTCATTCATCAACAGCAATCTTGCGCCTTGCACGATTGCTTCGAAGCCGGACCCGCACAAACGATTCACCGTCACCGCCGGCACCGGCACGGGCACGCCGGCCTTCAAGCCCACGTGCCGGGCGAGATAAGCGGCGTCAGTCGAGGTTTGCAAAACATTGCCGAAAATCACATGATTGATATCATCGGGCTTGATGCCGGCCTTGGCAATGGCCGCTTTCGCCGCATGCACGCCGAGATCGGTGGCGGAAATCTCGCGCAACGCGCCGCCGAACGCGCCGAACGCGGTGCGCATGCCGCTGAGAAAGACAACGTTTTCGATTTTCATGGTGATCTCCAATTTTAAATTTGCAATTGAAAATTGCAATTTTATGCTATACGATTCACGCCATGGCCGCAGCTTTCAGGTGCAAAACTAATTTGTCATGAGCAAATGAAATTTGTATTAAGATAACATTTCTTGGGCAGGCAGGCAAGGAAAAAGATGAGGAGTTCGTCATGCCTCAGAGCTATGCTGTCACCGTCGCAACAAAAAAACGGATTGGGGAGCGGTTCGCCCGTCCCCTCCGCCATCGCCACACACACGCGCGCAAAGACATGAATTTTTCAAAAAATTTTGAAGAAATGGCTTGACTCAAATTGGAAAATCTGAGGCATTTCAATACAGAAGGAAAAGCACTTGATTTTTGCGGAAAAGCTCGTATATTAAATTTATGTTAAACTATTCTTACCGTAAATCAGAATGATTCGTAATTGAGTGTGAAACATGTTGGAATCGCTTATTATCACGTTGCGCGAAGGCATCGAAGCCGCGTTGATTGTCGGCATCGTGATCGTTTATTTGAAGAAAATCAGCCGCGCTGATTTGGCAAAATATGTTTTGGCTGGCGTCATGACGGCTATCGGATTATCGGCGGCGCTGGCGGCGATGTTTCAACGTATCGCCATCAACGAGGAGGCATACGAAGGCATCGTCATGCTGGTCGCCGCTGTTTTCGTCGGCAGCTTTATGATTTGGATGCATCATCATGCGCAGCAATTGAAATCGAGCATTCAAACGAAAGTCGACCGGCTGCTCGCCAACACGCCGAGCCGTGCTGCGGCGTTTGGACTTTTTTTGTTCGCGACGATCATGGTCTTGCGTGAAGGCGTTGAGACCGTGCTTTTCCTCAGCGCCATCTCGTTGACGACGTCCGCGTTGTGGAGCTTCATCGGCGGCATTCTCGGACTCGCTCTGGCGACGGTATTTGCCGTATTTTTCATCAAAGGCAGCGTTCGCGTGGATTTGCCGCGCTTCTTTCGCGTCACCAATATCGTGTTGCTCATCTTCATCATCCAACTGTTGATCAACGCTTATCATGAGCTATCCGAAGCCGGAATTTTGCCCACGACTCCCCAGGCGATGGCGACGGTCGGGCCGATTGTGCGCAATAACATTTTCTTTGTGATTGCCATTCTCGGCTTGCCGCTATTTATTTTTTTAACGCCGGACAAGGGAAGGGTCAAATTGCAGGCTGTGGAAATCAGTAATCCTGCCGAGCGCCGAAAGTTGATGGCAAACGTGCAACGCCAACTGCGCTGGCAGCGTCTCGCCGGCATCTTCGGCATGGTGATTCTGACTTTCATTTGTCTGGATTTCGTTTATGCCCGCGGCCCGGCCGTGCTTTCGCCGGCGGAACCTGTGACGCCACAAGACGGCGTGGTGGCTCTGTCGATTTCAAGATTCGAGGACGGCGCGCTGCACCGTTTCAGTTTTACCGATGCGGAAAAAACGCTGCGTTTCCTCGTCATTAAAATCGATCAAAACAAATTTGGCGTCGCCTTTGACGCCTGCGAAAATTGCGGCGATCAAGGTTATTATCAGGAGGGCGCCGCGATTTTCTGTCTGAATTGTGTGGCCGAAATCAACCCCTCGACGATTGGCATTGGCGGCGGCTGCAATCCCATTCCGCTCAGTCATGAAGTGCAAAACGATACTCTGCACCTCCGCGTCGACGATTTACGCGCCGGAATGAAGTATTTTAAAAATCATTAAGAGGGTCTGCATCCACCGCATGTTGTTCCGTATCCTGCGCGAATCCTTTCTGCGCCGCAAAAGACGAAAACTCATCGCTGTCACCGCCATCACCCTCGGCGCCGGCATCGTCACCGGTTTGTTGAGCGTTGCCATCAACATCGGCGACAAAATCAACCGCGAGCTGAAACGCTACGGCGCCAATCTTGTTTTATTGCCGCAGGAAGATACCCTGCCATTGGAAGTTGCCGGCTTTGATTATTCATTTCTGCTTGCCAACGGCCATCTCGACGAAGCCGATTTGCCGAAAATCAAGGAAATTTTCTGGCGCCACAACATCGTTGGATTTGCGCCCGAGCTGCAAGCGCGGGCCAATTTGGTCATGCAAGACTCGAGAGGCGAAAGCGTTACTCTGATCGGGGCCTGGTTCGACAAGGCCCTGCCGCTGAAAGAGCAGCCAGATTTTCGTACCGGCTTGCGCCACGTGGCGAGTTATTGGAAAGTTCACGGGAGCTGGGCGCGTGATGATTCGCAGCACGACGCGATGATCGGAGCGGAAATCGCGCGGCGTTTGCAAGTGAATCTCGGTGATTCGCTGGTTATCGAAATCAATCAGCAACTTGAAACTTTTTTAGTGCGCGGCATTGTCACCACCGGCAGCGCCGAAGAGCAGCAAATTTTTGCGCCGCTGTCCGCTGTGCAGCAGCTTCTCAATCAACCGGGGAAAATCAAAAAAGTTTTGGTGAGCGCCTTGACCAATCCGGAAGACGATTTTGCGCAAAGACCAGTCGAGCAAATGAGCCGCGAAGAGTATGATCGCTGGTATTGCACGCCGTATGTCAGTTCAATCGCTTTGCAGCTCTGCGAAGCCATTCCAGGCTCGGAGGCGCGAGTGGTGCGGCAGGTCGCGGAAGGCGAGGGCGCGCTCTTGCGAAAAATTTCTCTGCTCATGTTTCTGATCGCCCTGGCGATTTTCTGCACCTCGATTTTAGGTGTTGCCAGCACGATGACGACGACCGTGTTGGAACGGCGCAAAGAAGTCGGCATCTTTCGCGCGCTCGGCGCGGAAAGCCATCAGATTTCCAGCGTCTTTCTCGGCGAAGCGCTGGTCATGGGCGTGTTCGGCGGCGCGCTCGGCGCCGGCCTGGGCTATCTCATCGCCCAGTTGATTTCCTGGCAGGTTTTTGGCGAAAGGCTCGCCTACAATGCGCTGCTCCTGCCGGTCGCCATCGCCATCGCCCTGCTGATTGCAACGCTCGGCAGCTTGTTGCCCTTGCGCAAAGCGTTTTCATTCGATCCGATTGTGACTTTACATAGCGCATAAGGAAATTACGTTGTACGCATTCACGTTTTACCGAACCGTGTTTGCTCGAATTTTATTTAAATCTTTTCGCGGTCGCGACAGCCGGCAGGTTGTGGCTTTTTTCGCCGTGGTGATCGCCGCTGCGGTCGCTTCAACGTTGTTCACGATTCGCGCCGACGCCGGCGCCAAGATCAATGTTGAGCTGCGCGCCTATGGTGCCAATCTCGTGCTCGTGCCGGCAGAGGCGGAAAATCAGCGCACACTTTCGGTTCGCGAAGTCATGGCCTATCCATGGCCAGCCTCGAGCGACACGCTGCATGGCTTGGCGCCCGTGTTGTATGGCGTTGTGCATCTCATCGCCGATTCCGCCGTCTCGACGCCGCCGGCGGTCGTGGCGCTCGGTGCAGATTTCGGCGCGATACGCCGGGTCAATTCATTTTGGGAGATCAAACCGGCGCTCAACGAGTTGCGTGAAAATGAAGTTCTCGCCGGCCAGGCAGCGGCGCGCAAGCTGGGTTTATCAATCGGACAGTCCATTCGATTGCGTGCGCCGTCAGCGAATGCTTCGGGAAATTTTCGTCTTGCCGGTATCGTGAGCACAGGCGAAAATGAGGATGATCAAATTATTTTGAGTTTGCAAGCCTTGCAACAACTGTTGGATTCGCCGGACCGTGCCACGTTGGTGATGGCCAGCCTCAAGGGCGGCCCCGCTGTTGTTGAAAAAATAGTTGCCGATATTTCACAGCGACTCGCGGGCGTCAAGGCCAAACCGGTGAGAAAAATCGCCGAATCCGAAGCGCATGTTCTGCAAATTTTAACTTTGCTGATGACGATTGTCACTGTTTTCACCGTCATTGTGGCGACGCTATGCCTCGGCGCCACCATGACCGCCTTGATCGTCGAGCGCCAGCAGGAAGTCGGCGTCATGAAAGCCCTCGGCGCGGAGAGTCGTCACGTCGCCCGGCTCGTTGCTGCCGAATTGATCCTGCTCGGCTTGAGCGGCGGCGTGGCCGGTTATGGGGTGGGACTCTTCTTCGCGGAAGTGATCAGTAAAAATGTTTTCAATACCTACGCCGCGATTCGCCTGGAAATTTTGCCGGCGGTGTTGATTTTGGCGCTGGGAATTTCCCTCGTTGCTGCAGTTTTCCCGCTGCGCCGCGCCTTGCAAATCGAACCAACCATTGCGCTGCGAGGAGAATGAGATGCGGAGTGTTATTCTCGAACAAGTTTCAAAAAAATATGATAACGTATACGCGCTTAACGGTATCTCATTAAATATAGAAAAAAATGACTGGATCGCCGTGATGGGCCCGTCCGGCTCCGGTAAATCGACGTTGCTCCATATTATCGGCGGCCTGGATTCCCCAACCACCGGCAAGGTCGTCATCGAAGGCGAGGATATTTCCGGCCTCTCGTCCAGGCAGCTCGCCGTTTTTCGCCGTGAGAAAGTGGGGTTTGTGTTTCAACAATTTTATCTCGTGCCCTATTTGACCGCGCTGGAGAACGTCATGCTCGCGCAATATTTTCACAGCATGACGGACGAGCAGGAAGCGATTGCCGCCTTAAAAAGGGTTGGATTGGATAATCGCCTGCGGCATCTCCCCTCAGAACTTTCCGGCGGCGAGCAGCAGCGCGTGTGCATCGCCCGCGCGCTGATCAATCATCCCAAGCTGATTTTAGCCGATGAGCCGACCGGCAATCTCGACGCGGAAAACGAGCGCATCGTTTTGGAATTGCTATCAGCATTGCATCGCGATGGTCATACGATCATCATGGTCACGCATGCGCCGCACCTCGGCGAGCACGCCCAGAAAATTGTCCGCCTCGCTCATGGCCGCCTCGTCGATGTTCAACTTTCCGCCGCCTGTCAATTTTGTAAAATATGAGAATTCGAATTTTGCTTTGGCTCGTGCTGGTCTCATCGCCGGCGCTGGCGCAGGTTTTCAGCACGCAGCAACAGGCGCTTGAACGTATTTTCCCAAAACCGCAGACCATCGAACGCCGAACCGTGTTTCTTGACGAAAAACAAGCCGCCGACATCCAAAAACTGGCGCGCGCCAGGCTCGAATCAAAAATTGTTGTTTACTACGCCGGCAAAAAAGACAGCAACGTCACCGGTTTCGCTTTTTTTGCCACCGACATTGTGCGCACCAAAGAAGTCACCTACATGACAGTGATCAATCCCGACAGCACGATTCGCCTGATTGAGATTCTCGCGTTCTATGAGCCGATGGATTATTTTCCCGCTCCGCGCTGGCTGGCGCTTTTTCGTGGCAAATGGTTGAACGATAATTTATGGCTAAAGCACGATATTCACAACATCACCGGCGCGACACTCACGGCGCAAGTTGTTACTCGAGGCGCAAGAAGGATGCTGGCGGTTTTTCAGGTGGCTGTTCCGAACAGCAGCAGTGTGGTGAAATAAGTTAGCTGATTCGTACTCGTACACTCACGCGCTTTTAAAAATCAGTGAAAATGAGTAAGAGTACAAGGGAAGGATTGATTTTTTCCCAGGAGTGACATTCATGAAGTACATGCAGTACGGGGGCATGCAAAATCATCCGTTGATGCGACTTACCCTGTATTTCACCCTGTTTTTTCTATTCGGATTTTGGGTGACGAACTTCGCGATGTATTTCGCCAAAATGAATTTAACCCCGCAATCTGTGATAGATTATTATCTCGGCTCTGAGGCGGATTTTCGGCTGCCGCGCACGTATCAAGCGATGCTGGAAGTGGCACACATGCACTTGCCGATGATGGCGATGGTGATCCTGGTGCTGACGCATTTGCTTGTCTTTTCTAATTTTCAACATCGAACGAAAGTGGCGTTCATCGTTGTCGCGTTTCTCTCGGCACTTTTGCACGAGGCGGCAGGCTGGTTGGTGCGTTTCGTGCATCCGATGTTTGCGTGGCTGAAAGTGACGATGTTTGTCACCATGCAGGGCACGCTGGCGTTTTTAATGGTAACACTGTTACTGTTTCTTGTTCAGGACAAAAACAGGAAGGGCAATCCAATAAACATTCCGATGGAGAAGAAATAGAACAGTTGCGGGAGGGTATTTATGGAATAAAAAACACCTTAACTCATGACTTTATTATTCCCGAAAGCTTTGCAATAAACTCCAGAGCATTTTGGTTCAGAAAGATGGTAGTAAGAAGCAGGATCAAAAACATTATTGTAAATTTACGATCAAGTTCTACCTTGGCTGTTTGGATCTCCTGCCTTACTGTTTGAATTTCGCCTTCGAGTTTTACAACATCTGCTTTTGTAGCAAGCTCTTTGGTTAATTCATCCTTCAGCTCAAATTTCTTTTGTGCAATCAAAAAATCAGCTTTTTGCTGAACATTTTCCATGGCTTTTTGAGCATCTTGCTTCACAGCATCCAGAGCTTCAGAGATTTCTCGAGCCTCTTGTTTGCCAAATTTTTTTCGAGATGCTCGTAAGTTTCCGGCGATAATAGCAATGACATGGATTTGGTTATTACGTTTTTAAATTTCTATGTTTGTGTCTTGTTCATATTTCAGATCTGATCAATTCATCTGTAGATTTAATCAAACATAAATTCGGAAGAAAGTCAAGATTTTTTTGCTTTTCTCATCTTTTCCTGTTATTTTCGAGTAACAAAATTTAGCGTCGAACATTGAATTTGATGCACTATGTCCACCTCACCTCACGTCATGCTCCTCGGCGTCGGCGCGTTTGCCCACTCGGTGATGCGCATTCTCAAGGAAAACGGCGCGACCGTAAGCTGTTACTTGACCCGCAGCTACGGTCATTACGGCCCCTCGCTCGAGGGCGAAGTTTATCCCGCTTCGTATTTTCCCAGCCCGGTGCGCTTTGTGCGTGACAAAAAAGTCGATTTGCTCATTCCCATGTCCATCGATTGGATTTTGCAGCCGTGGGCCGAGGAATTGCTGTCGCTGAATGTGCCGGTGTTTTCGCCGTTTGGCGAGGCGATGAAATTGGAGCGCGAGCGCGATTTTGGCCGGCAGCTCTGCGAGCGATTCGGCATCGCCTTTCCGCGCGCGCATGTCGCCCGCAACCGTCTCGAGGCCGAAGCGATTTTGAAAAACGATCCGCGGCCGTACGTGATCAAAAATCCGCTGTGCTCGCCGACCAGCCCGATTCACACCATCGTCTGCGAAAGCGCCGAAGACACGCTGCACTGGCTGGAGCGCTTGGATTACGCCGAGGGCGTTTTTTTGCAGGAATACATGGGCCGCGCCGAGGCCGGACACATCGCCGTCGTCAGCGATGGCGAAATTTATTCTTTGGTGACGAATCAGGAATACAAACGCGCCTTCAACGGCAACATGGGCATCGTCGCCGGCGCGCCGCTCGGTGGGTTGGCCGAACGCGATCCCGAGGATAAATACGGCCTGGCGCGCGAGCTGCTTCATCCGCTGCTGCCGTGGTTTCGCGAAACCAATTTTCACGGTCCGGTGCAAGTCACCGCCGCCAAGCGCGACGGCAAATGGCACGTGCTCGAATACAACGTCCGCATGGGCGTCACCTCGACGCAGATGATCTTGCGCCTGCTCAAAAATCCGCTGGAGGTGATTTTCAACACCGCCCGCCGGCAAAAAGTCGCGCTGCAGTTTCGCGATGACTTGCAATTCGGCGCCTCGTTGACGTTGGCAGGTTACGGTTATCCCTACGTAAGCATTCAAGGCCCGAAACTGCCGGTGAAGCTGATGGCGCCGCCGACGTGCGATATTTGGTGGAACGAAGTCGCGGAAGACGCGCGGGGCGGCTTGGTTATGACCGGCCATCGCATCGCCGACATCGTGGCGCTCGCCCATTCGCTCGACAAAGCG
Encoded here:
- a CDS encoding phosphoribosylamine--glycine ligase — its product is MSTSPHVMLLGVGAFAHSVMRILKENGATVSCYLTRSYGHYGPSLEGEVYPASYFPSPVRFVRDKKVDLLIPMSIDWILQPWAEELLSLNVPVFSPFGEAMKLERERDFGRQLCERFGIAFPRAHVARNRLEAEAILKNDPRPYVIKNPLCSPTSPIHTIVCESAEDTLHWLERLDYAEGVFLQEYMGRAEAGHIAVVSDGEIYSLVTNQEYKRAFNGNMGIVAGAPLGGLAERDPEDKYGLARELLHPLLPWFRETNFHGPVQVTAAKRDGKWHVLEYNVRMGVTSTQMILRLLKNPLEVIFNTARRQKVALQFRDDLQFGASLTLAGYGYPYVSIQGPKLPVKLMAPPTCDIWWNEVAEDARGGLVMTGHRIADIVALAHSLDKAIALAYENIRKLKCLSSYYRTDIGMSLWPPGKD